A single genomic interval of Malania oleifera isolate guangnan ecotype guangnan chromosome 11, ASM2987363v1, whole genome shotgun sequence harbors:
- the LOC131168495 gene encoding putative germin-like protein 2-1 — protein MSKMAANALVSIIFLAVALSLASASDPSSLQDFCVAFNDTEEAVFVNGKVCKDPKLASADDFFFSGLNVAGNTSNRLGSSVTLVNVDKLAGLNTLGISIARLDFAPYGLNPPHTHPRATELLTVLEGTLYVGFVTSNPDNRLITKVLHAGDVFVFPEGLIHFQFNVGETDAVAIAGLSSQNPGVITIANAVFGSKPPISSDVLTKAFQVDKKVINYLQAQFWMDNNN, from the exons ATGAGCAAGATGGCAGCCAACGCCCTTGTATCCATCATCTTCTTGGCTGTGGCTCTCTCTCTGGCCTCTGCTTCTGATCCCAGTTCCCTGCAGGACTTTTGTGTTGCTTTTAATGACACCGAGGAAGCTG TGTTCGTGAATGGGAAAGTCTGCAAAGACCCAAAGCTTGCTTCAGCTGATGATTTCTTCTTTTCCGGACTTAATGTGGCTGGTAACACATCGAACCGGCTTGGCTCTAGTGTCACGCTAGTAAATGTTGATAAATTAGCTGGACTAAACACCCTCGGTATCTCAATAGCACGTCTTGATTTTGCACCCTATGGTCTCAACCCTCCGCACACACATCCCCGTGCCACCGAGCTTCTCACTGTCTTGGAAGGAACCCTCTATGTTGGTTTCGTTACTTCTAATCCAGATAACCGCTTGATCACAAAGGTTCTTCATGCGGGCGATGTTTTCGTGTTTCCAGAAGGACTCATTCACTTCCAATTCAATGTTGGGGAAACTGATGCAGTGGCCATTGCTGGACTAAGCAGTCAAAACCCAGGAGTCATTACTATTGCAAATGCAGTCTTCGGTTCAAAGCCACCTATCTCTTCTGATGTTCTAACCAAGGCCTTCCAAGTGGACAAGAAAGTAATCAACTATCTTCAAGCTCAGTTCTGGATGGACAACAATAACTAA